The genome window CTATGCCCTGGGCCTGAACCATTTCGTTCCAGACAGGGTATGTACCTAATTATAATTGTGATCAGATTTACAGTATAATCACCCGACGGAAGACCATAAAGTGAACAAAAGCAAAACACAAATGAACTCAAACCATGCAATTGTGCTTGAGCTTCTTGCATGCAGTgctatttttgttttgatcaaTCTTTATTTACTATGTTGACTTCAGATTTGCAAGCTGAACGTGAGGACCAAGGAGACCTGGGTATGGCAGGAGCCAGATTCCTACCCCTCTGAGCCCCTGTTTGTGCAGACCCCTGACAGCACAGATGAGGATGACGGTGCGTGTGAACTcacaagtttatttatttatttctcagaTCATTTACAGGTCTCTTACACTAAAGCCATACTTTTACTCATTTTATACACACACGTCCCAGTAAACATAATCAAAAAGGAAAGATTTCTGACAGCACATGAAAAATTAATTTCCAGGTGTGCTCTTGAGTATTGTCGTGGCCCCGGCATCCGTGAGACCGACGTACATGCTCATCCTCAATGCAAAGGACCTCTCGGAGATTGCCAGGGCCGAGGTTGATATCATCACTCCTGTCACGTTCCATGGAATGTACAAGCCTTAGGAAGAACAGCTCACAGTTCAGTCTTCAGACACCTAAAGGTATACGACTTGGCAAGCAATTTGTGAAACACGTCTTCACaatgtgtacacagagtttggTAGACGTCTTTTTAGTAACTAACAGGTAATTGCGAGCAAGCCTTAAACACTGGATTAGTGCATGTATGACTTGATATGGCACAAACTGCTTCATGAGTGTTGGATTTGAGTATTGCTGGAACACATTACATGGTATTACAGATGACTTGCATTGTGGTCAGCCAGAagtttatatttaaatgtttatGCTTTTGGTTCTTGAtcttatttaaattaaagacaAACCCACTTATTTTAATTGGTTGGACCATCTTATTTTTCCCAATGAATCTAACAGTATCTCGGCAACTCTCCTTTGAATTTACAGGGCAGAGCAGAGCCCTGGCTTTATTTGTTGCACATTTGGAGCACAACCAGTCTTAGCACCACCATGATTGGTGAATGCATCTCAGGTATAAGTAACAACAGCAGCAAAAGACAGTTTGGTGAATGTAGAATACTCTGAACAATTGTTAAGATTGaaatcaaaaccaaaataaaagcaaatatGTTGACTAAGTTGTGTGTAATGTAAGTGTTTCCTTATTCCTGGTTTAACATCCCTAGCTCTGAACTTTTATATTGTGACCACCCTTACTCAGAGTAAATAACTCTGCAACAACAGTAATGTCAAAATGTGGAAAAGGTTTGGTCCCAGTCTACAATGAGGCTGTTTGGTAATACCATGCATGTGACGCAAATGGATCAGTATTTCAACTTCTTTGCATAGTCTACAGGAGAAAAGGCATGGAGCAACCTGTGGAAGTTCTCAGGAGGTCAGAAATCTACATTTCCAGGAAATGCCCAGCAAGGCACCTGGCTTTCACAACACCACAGGGCTAATACGCTGTTCCATGAGAGTGCTTAAACACTGAAGCATGTAGGTTactccatgtctgtgtgtgaagcaATAGGTGGATTTGCTACAGCATTACCATTCTTTGCCACAGGAACACAACAAATACCAAAATGGATAAGACTTTGGGAACACAAAGAtgcattgtagcctacatttaatcaCAGTGGGATTGGATTTTGGGattttagagaaaaaaaaaaaaaactttgttgTTTAAAAAATGATGATAAAGTACTTTAACGTAAAGCACCCATTGTAAAAATACTTCCCTAACCCATTTAATGACCATCAACAACCAGTGTAGAATCCATTAGGGGTGCAAGACTCTTGAATTATGCACACAAGTCTGTAAATTGAAAagttttcaaaaagttttctgaacattaaaaaaagacagattgaCAATTTATCTGATATAGTAAAATTACCCCAAAACACAAatttccacaacacacacacacacatttggttgTGAAACTTAATTTTCAAGTATTACGGTCATCTATACAAGCAATAACATCACTTGCCACTATAGCATGTTCATATCATCTTTAATGTGATCTTTATTACATGGTTACTGAATGGGCAGAGTTGAAGTGTCAATGGTCAAAGCTTGGCTAACTATAAAGACAAAAGAAATCCTATACTACTCTTCtggaaaataaaagaaaacaaatatattGACTAAAGAGacattaaatataaataaaataaattggtCAACCGATAAAGCTACAAACGCCCCTACAAATGTTAGTCTGGCTAACACAAGCTGTCAAccacaataatgtagacaaggagAAAGTGTAAAATCACTTGTcagtaaattattaaaattgACATAGAAGAGCTGATTGAGAGCGAGATCTTAcatctactactactaataataataataaaaaaaatattttatcttCAACTTCTCTGTTTTTCATCTGTGGCTGCCTATGTTGTCAGTTAACCCAAACATAATAAACAACACTGTAGCATTACAGCCATGCCACCTCTTCAGCTCGACCTGCGAGCAATTCTACAATAATCCAAAATGTTAATTTCAACATCCTGAATGCAGAAATATctagtttttgtttttgttgttgtcacaCTGTCAATCACAAGTTTTCATACACTGTATATTTCACCTAAGGTATTGTTCATATCATGATGATAATATTCTAAACTGACAGCAAGGGTGTATGAATCTCATTGGTTTACTTTTTCAAATGTACTGCTACTGTACACAAAAGAATGGGACTGTACACTGCTATGATATATAGGGTGACCAACACATTTGgatataatgcaaaaaaaaaaaaaacatttaggaACTGACATTAAATAAACTGACACTTCAATAAAAGGCCttcagtagtgtagtgtatgatgatgtgacccaaatagattgtttacTGTAACACTTCAGCATCTGAAATGTACACCAATAGTATGTCACATAAATACTGATCAACAATAGCATTAATAGAATTATTTACAGTGACCTATGTGACAAAAATAAGATTAGTGCAAGGTTAAggttatactgtacataaataTATGATTCCCATTACTAACCTATGTAAAGTGCAATTTTCTaggttctatatatatatattttatatatatatatatatatatatatatatatatatataaaatatatatatatatatatttatgttttgTATGTGCAAGCAATCCTACTGTACTTGCAAACCGGTGGCTACTTGTTCCTGATCCCCATGCGCAAATGAGCCCTTTACATTGGCTGAATGAGAGTGACTCGACTCCTCCAGTTGTGGACAAAGTATTACACAGTTCTGAAGACTAGAAGAGTTAAGACATGAAATGATGCCTGAAAAACTGGGCAACTCAAATAGAAATGAAGTTTTCTTTTTGTCTCAATAGAACATTGCACGTTTGCTTGAAAAGTACGGCAGGCACGACTCACTTGACTGCCTTTCTCTGCACTGCTAGCTCAGAGGAGATAAGACAGTCAACATCTTTCTGGAAGAAAGAAATATGGATTGGTCTTTCTAGGCATGAAACCTGCTCTTGGACTAAAATTTGGTTTTCAACCTAGAATTCAAAATTCCTTTTGGTCCTAggctcagaaaaaaaaaaaaaaaagaaaaaaaagaaaaacatttcgGCAAGTCGTTGATCTAGACCTTGACTTTGAAAACTGATTTTAACTTGacaaatccttttttttttaagatagtaaaacaaaacaaaataaaatatatataatgctAAGAGCTAAAGACAAATGATCCTCAATGTTTATGCAAACCACAAGACTGCACGCCAGCTGGCCACACAACACAGCATGTACGCAGGGAAACCATTGACCAAAACCTAACCACAGTTTACAGCCCCAAAGCATACCGAGCCATTTCCAATGCAGCAACACAGGCTGCTGCGTGAAATGGGGTCtttttacacccccccccccccccccccccctcaaccccCCAACACCCCCTATCTTCATTGATGTGTCCCCACCACACACTGGCCAATAGGGTTTGAAGTCTGGGTCAAATTGAGACTAAGAGCTTTGAAGGAGGGCGTAAGAGCAAGAAGAAGAAGTAGGGAGAGTGGTCCACTCCACGGTCAGTTGGTCTCGTACGTGGAGAGAAGAGCGGCGTCCACTGGCTCCATGCATGAAGGGCAGGTGAAAGAGCGCATCAGCCAATCATCTATGCAGTCCATGTGATaaatgtgcatgcatggcaagaaTCGGATTGGGTCTCCATATACAAAGTCCATCATGCAGATCACACACCTGCAAAAGAGTAATCAGGTATTACACTGTAGCTTTACTATAATCAAACTATAAAGGCCTTGTATATAAAACTTTGTTGCGCGCACCACATTGGTCACTGCTCAAACCTTTATCTGCTACAGCTTGTACTTACTCTCTAATTTTCTTCTCTGAGCCGTCCTGACCCCCATCATAGACCCCCCGGGGCAGATGTTGGATGAGGCCTATGCGCTGAGCGATTCGGATCTGCTCCTCTTCAGTGAGCTGAGTGGCTAGGCATGTTTGACTGGGTGTGGGGTGGTAAACAGGCATGTGGGCCTGCTCCTGCAAGATAGGGACAACTGACTTAAGAAGTGTCTGCTTTGCCAAACATGAGTTATAGCCTTGCCTCTGTTTGAGATTGACTCTGACAGGAAAGTCAATCAAGATGGTAGACCTTTCAGGCCCACATAAGTAGATATGGTAGGGTAGGTATTGTAACTTCTATTACACATTTCCCCTAAGTTATCTTATTTTTCAACTTCATCAACACATCTGACACATTCAATTTTGGGGAGAGGCTGTCAACATTTCTAACACAGGCCATAAATAATTCGTGCTAACCTGCATCACTCATACCTATATAGTTGAGTAAACATCACAATCTAGCAGTGTCTGAACTTCTACAGATAGACTGTTACTTAGCCAGCGTCTATCCAGGTCAGTAACCTTACGTTAGCTAGAGATAGCTGTTTTAACTTTAACTCTATAAGTCCTGACCAAGTTTTGTGTTCTcaacgtttttttttaaaaaatgcctCGTGTTATATTAAACATACATCTACAAAGATTCGTCCATTACATTAGACATCACATAACACAGATCAATCAATACACAAAGAATAAAAGGCTTTGCACATATGCGGAAATGACCCGACTATAAATAGCTAGCTGGTTGGCAGAAATGCTAACCTGCCTAAATAACAAGCCAAGACTGTTCCGTCGTTGTAATTGCGATGTTATTGCTAACATGAACATAAAACACTTACCTCATAAGGTGGAGGTGGCTCTAAATCCGGGTCTGTGCCATCACCATAACTAGCTCTGTCAGACTGCGATTCATGTAACAACGAAATATCGTCTGATGTAGGGGATTTCAGACAATTGCCCATGACCACTCCAAGCCCTTTCCCTCTTCCAGCTAGCTAGCAAATCTTAGCGATCGTAAATTCCTCTATCACGGTCTGATTACAACTATTTCCGTGACAAATTAAACAAACAGAGTCAAATCAGTGGTTTAACTCTTGAACTCGCTAATTCATTTTGGGTAAATTAGTCACTCAAGTTTACGGTCTCGGATTATCAATATGGATCATTCCGAAACAAAGGACCTGCCTATTCAGATGTTTAGACTGAAAACTAGCTTCTAGCTAGCTACCTAGCCAACTAACGTTAAAATTATTTTCTTGATTAGACAGTGATCTACATTCATTTACCGAAAACGATTCTAATCCTACTACTAGTATTCGTTTTGATTACACAACATATTGGACGCCCCGTTCCTAAATATATCACGCTGAATATTTAGAGGATAAATTTCACTGCTAGCAAACACTTCTCTTCCGTAGCAGGCGTCACAGCTTGAGTGTTGTTTTCCTACGTCAGAGAAAGGTGGTTCCAAAAGCAAGCTCGCTCTGAGTGGATGGTTTGAGTCTAACGTCACACATTAAAAACGAACACGTGGAACACCAAATACATCTCACGCTATTCTATGCTCTTTGCACAGGTCTGGGTCCTTTCCTTTAGGGTACTGTTGGTAGGTTGCATGGGACTGGCATCCATCTTCAATTAAACTGGCCGATTATTAGATATGAGATTATTACTAGGCCTATTTTCCGGAGCCAGATCAGATCAGATAGTGGTGCATGTGTGATGGCATGGATAGCCTTCATTTTAGTAAAGCTGCAAGGACAACACATTTTGAATGAAACacaatttattttgtttacaaccaACTTAATCTCGATGGTAaaaactattattattattattattattaatcatattattattatttactaggCTACTTACTTACATTTTATTACCAATCCCTACATTAATGTGTGGAGTGGGCTATATACAATTAAACAAAATGTACAGTATTAACAGTGTGGATACTGTGGACAGGAAGAGCAAAACAATGACACAGGCGTGGTGGCACAGAAGTCATGCCCTTAGTAATGCTACTAGACAATAGTTTAGGCCAAATCAAGAACTAAGCAGatataagaaaaaaacaatcacAGCTACGGCTATGAAATCTATTGCTGCTCCAATGGAATGCACAACACTGTTCTTTTCACAATATTATTAACTATTCAATTTAAAGTTTAATAGTGTTAATCATTCAAAGGTTTGTATAGGCTAAGCGCTGTCTGTTTCATTATCTTCCAGTCAAACATGAGTTTCAGCATTTAACATCCAGCTTAATCACTTTGAGACCAACAGACCCACAATTCACCTATCTTAGGTTAGGAATTTCAGAGGCTCCGGAGTTAACTGCAACACTGCCATTGATGTCATAACCTGAAATTAATCCGAACTCACATTTGATGGTGTCAGGACTTTCTTCTGGACTATGGTTGTCACATACAAttgtgttgctgttttcaaaatCCCAGGGATAAAACCTGGCTGCGTTCAGCTCAGGGCCAAACAACATTTCCGCAATGCTGTCAGGCACAGAACTATGGCGACTTGAACGTGCCACTTTGTTCAGCTCTGAACAGCAGCCATCTTGCTCTGAGAAGTCAGAGCAGGTGGTCGTTCTCTCTCTAGTGTCCTCTGGGTTCTGATCATTTAGCCTACTCGTTTCAGACTCTGAGAGGCTCCAACCAGTTGTCTCACTGGACTCTGAATCAAAAGGGTGACCTCGCACAGAGTCATCAGAACTAGTTCCAGTAGGTGTGTATTCACATCTTTCTACTTGTTCAAAACTATGGCTCCTGTCACTGGTGGTGAACATGCTGGGCTCCAAGCCCCAGGAAGAGAACTGGCTTGGCCCATTAGATGCAGTTTCAAAGAATGCAGATTGAGAACAATGGTTGCTTTCGCTACCTACATCACACATCTCTGCATCACTAGGCTCAGGGCTGAAGGGATCAAACTGCATTAGTTCTGGTGGCCGCAAGTCACAGTTTACTGTATTGCTGGTTTTATAACAGCCACTATCATACTCTCTCAGATGGTAGCCACCAGAGTCAGCCTTCGGTTCTGGACTGAGAGAGTTCAGACCCCTAAATTCAGATGGTCCCGAGTTCATCAATAGCTTGCAGTTGTGGGAGACAAAGTCCTCAGATTTACTATTAAAGTTGTCACAGTGTGTTACAGCACTGATGTCTGGAATGTGAGAATTCTTTTGAGCTGGACTGGAAAAATCATCACTGCCCAGGGAACTGGAGGCCTTTGTGTCCCATAGCTCACCGCCACTCGAGTCACAACTAGCTCTGTCATTGGGTTCTGAGCTAAAAGATTCATAATCTGTGTGTTTTGAACCTACTGGATCAGACCTGGAAATATTGTTAAGACCAAGATGACATGGGTCTAGATTTATTACCTGCTGACAGTTAGCATTCATACTTATCGGGTCAGCTGCGTCTGGACTAAAAGGATCACCTGCTTTTAAGTCAAAGCTCTCAATGGGAACTAAAATATTGCATTCCCCATCATCCAACCCAACAAAGTTAAAGTGGACAGCTTCATTTTGTTCTGGACTAAATGGGTCAGGATACCGATACTGAGTTTCACTGACTTCCTGCTTGCTTGAACCGGTGAGGTCAGGACTATCATGATTATTCTGATTCATTCCAGTTCCATCTATGTCATCATCTTTGCCATTATTGAGTTGAGGACTGAGGGGACTATGTTCCACAAATTCATAATCACAAGAACTGTTATCAGCTGGAGAATTTACAGAGGCGCAGTCGCTGAATCCGGAGCCCTCCCTGCTAGCTCTCAATGTGTCAGGATCAGCAGCAGTAGGGTAGTGATGGCAAAGTTCAAAGACACAACCATCACAGTTTGTGGTGTTATTGAGGTTACGAGAAGTACCTTCTTGATCACTAAATTTTGGAGCAACAGATGAAACCCTGATCC of Alosa sapidissima isolate fAloSap1 chromosome 1, fAloSap1.pri, whole genome shotgun sequence contains these proteins:
- the LOC121719282 gene encoding RING finger protein 11 codes for the protein MGNCLKSPTSDDISLLHESQSDRASYGDGTDPDLEPPPPYEEQAHMPVYHPTPSQTCLATQLTEEEQIRIAQRIGLIQHLPRGVYDGGQDGSEKKIRECVICMMDFVYGDPIRFLPCMHIYHMDCIDDWLMRSFTCPSCMEPVDAALLSTYETN